A region of the Leptospira venezuelensis genome:
AGCATTAAGGATGTATATTTAGCTGCGGCAAACGGTTACCTTTCTTCCTTAGATCCTCATAGCCAAGTATTCCTAAAAGCTGCCTGGGAAGAATCCATGGCAAAAATCGAAGACGGAAGTTTCGAAGGAATTGGAGCAATCTTAAGCGGTGGCGGTAATAAGGAAGTTATCGTTGAAAATCCTCTAGAAGGAAGACCTGCTGTCACAGCAGGAGTTCGCGCCGGAGATGTAATCCTTGCAGTGGATGGAAAATCCACAAAAGGAATGTTACTAGACAAAGTAGTAGAAAGGATCAAAGGAAAAAAAGGATCCAAAGTAGTTCTAACCATCCGCAGAAAAGGAGTGGCTGGAACTTTGGCTATCGAAGTGATCCGAGACACAATTGAGATCCGAAATATCACAAGCAAGTTGATAGACAATCATCCTTATATTGGATATATTAAGTTAACTGGTTTCGTAAAATCAGATCCGTCCGTTGATAAAGAATTCGTTCAACATTTCAAAGAATTAGAAAAACAATCTACTTCCAAAGGAACCAAACTGAAAGCGCTGGTTTTAGATCTAAGAAATAACCCAGGAGGTTATTTGGATCTAGCAATTGATCTTGCAGATATGTTTGTGACGAACGGGCTTATCGTTTCCGTAAAAAGCCCGAACAGAAGTCCTGAAGATTCTAACGCCGGCAAAAAAGATCTAACGGATCTACCTGTTGCAGTTCTAATAAATGCTAAGTCCGCTTCTGCTTCTGAGATTGTAGCTTCTGCACTGAAACATCACGGTAGAGGTTTGATTCTTGGAGAAAGATCTTTTGGAAAAGCAACAGTTCAAAAACTACAAGAGTTAAGAGGGAACGGAGCTTATTATATTAAGCTGACTCAGTCCAGATATTATGCTCCTTCTGGAAATACGATCCAAGTAGTCGGAGTTAAACCTGATGTGGATGTTTCTTCCGAAGAAGATGGAAGTTTTCCTTTTCATTATCGCGAAGAGAATATGTGGAATCACCTTCCTGAACTGCCTTCTTCCGCTGAGGAAAAAAGCCATTTCGACGTGAAAAAATTAGAAGGTTGGGTCAAATCGAACGGACAAGCAGAGAAGTTCATACAAGAACATAAAAACGATCCGATCAAGCCTGACTTCCAATTGATCCGTTCCATAGATTACGTAGATGCTCTTTTAAACACTGGCACAAAACGTAAGTAATCTAATCTCGGCGGTGTGATAGCCGCCGATTGTCTAAAAATGCCAAGAATAAAAACCGATTTTTTAGTCATTGGGAGCGGTATTACCGGTCTTTTCCAAGCATTAAAACTTTCTAATGTTGGTCAGACAGTGATCGTGACCAAGAAGTCTGATTATGAGTCTAATACCAACTACGCACAGGGCGGGATCGCTTCCGTATTTGCGCAGGGAGACAAATTCGAGGATCATGTAAAAGACACCCTCGAATCCGGAGCAGGATTATGTGATCCGGAAGCCGTTCGAGTTTTAGTTAAAGAAGGCCCCCCTTTAGTCAAAGAACTTTTAGAATACGGTGTTCCATTCAACCTGAACCAAGAGGGAGAATTCGATCTTCATAGAGAAGGTGGACATGGAACAAATCGAATTGTCCACGCTCATGACAGAACAGGTCACGAGATCGAAAAAACACTTCTACAAATCGTAAAACAAAATCCAAATATTCAAATATTAGAATACCATACTGTCGTAGATCTGATCACACCACACCATCTCAAAAAGAAGGGTTTAATCTGTTTTGGGGCATATGTTCTTTCTAATCAAACCGAAGAGATCATTCCAATACTTGCTAAAAAAACGATCATTGCAAGCGGCGGAGCCGGACAGGTATATTCTCATACTACAAACCCAAAAATTGCAACTGGTGATGGAGTTGCATGTGCCTATCGTGCAGGTGCAGAGATCAGGAATATGGAATTCTATCAGTTCCACCCTACTTCTCTCTATCATGAAAAAGGAGATTCATTTCTAATCTCTGAAGCAGTGCGAGGGAAAGGTGCAGTATTACTCGGAATGGACGGAGAACCGTTCATGAAAAAATACCATCCAATGGCTGATCTCGCTACTAGAGATATAGTTGCAAGAGCCATTGACGCAGAAATGAAGAAGTCAGGAGATCCTCATGTTTGGTTGGATATCTCACATAAACCTGCAGCCGAGATCAAGGAAGCATTTCCTTCTATCTATGCAAAATGTCTTGAATTAGGAATAGATATCACTACTGATCCGATCCCAGTTGTGCCTGCGGCCCATTTTATGTGCGGCGGGATCGCAACAGATCTTTGGGGAAAAACTCGAATAGAAAATCTTTTTGCCGCCGGAGAAGCTTCCTGTACTGGAGTTCATGGTGGTAACCGCCTTGCATCCAATAGTTTATTAGAATGTCTTGTATTCTCTAATCGTATCGCAGAAGAAATCCGTAAAAATCCTCCAAACTTCCTACCTGAGCATGACCAGATCCCTGCTTGGGACAAGGAAGGTTTGGTAAATACGGAAGAATGGGTATTGATCTCTCATGATCTTTCAGAGATCAAAAATACAATGTCCAATTATGTGGGAATTGTCCGCTCTAATTTGCGCTTAGAAAGAGCAAAAAGAAGAATGGATCTGATCTACGCAGAGGTCAGAGACTATTATAACAGAACAATAGTTACAAATCCTCTATTAGAACTTCGTAATTTGGTATTAGTAGCTGAATTGATTATTCGTTCTGCTCTTGCAAGACATGAAAGTAGAGGACTTCATTACTCTACTGATTATCCGGAGAACAGATCCCCATCCAGGCATGATACAATTCTGATCAATGACCTGGTTCATGGAGATCTCCAGGCCCCGTTATAATATTTTCACGCAGAGGCGCTGAGACACAGAGTTTTTGATTTACTATTCCAAAATCAACCCTCGGCGACTTTGCGTCTCCGCGTGTAAAAATACTCTGCGTCTCTATTAAACTCTGCGTCTTATCTTACACAGCGAACAAAGTATCTGCTGGTTTTGCTATAAGACTCATCGTCTCCGAATTTGTCTCTGGTAAAGGATACCGCCCTAGCTGTCTTACCACCGACATCTTGTTCGTTAGATGTTGAACTCCAATAGTATGACTCTATCGTATCAGGAAATTTCAAAAGCATGAAGTTACGGCTATTAGAGCTTAAATATTTTAACTCTAAGAAACTAGCTACTCTCCAATCTGTATGACCTCCTGTGTTATCATTCGCACAAGAATCATATGCTTCTGAAGTACCGGGGATACCTATCGGCGATACTGTCGTAAGTGTTTGAGGAATTCCTAAAGTATTACAAGAACTCAGATCTACACTACAATATTGTAATTCTTTCGCTCCAAAGGAACTTGGATTTGCTAAAGTTCCACTTGCTCCTCTACAACTAAAACTAGTCGCTGTTCCGCTGAACTCTTGGCCTTGGCTACATGTCTTCCACATCAGACCGCTCGTTGCATCCGTTGTTGTTCCATCTCCATTATTAGTGAAACTTTGGAAGAACAGTGCTCCCGCTATTAAATCACTTTCATCTTCTTCTCTGAAGCCATAAGGACTACGATCTAATTTCTCTTCACAACCCATCGCAAGTAGACTAAACGCGAATAAGGTGAATAAGGATCTTATTATATAATATACTTTTCTCATTTCTTTTTCCTTAGAACGCGTGGCTGAAGTTTACGAATAATTGTTCGTCTTCTCTAGATTTTGCCCAGTCGATCATGATGATTGTAGCCATATTCCATGCGATCCTAAGTCCTAGACCATGTGAATATTTATAATCCTTGGTTCCGACTTTATGTTCGTCATCCCAGACTCGTCCAAAGTCCATAAAAGGAACTAGGTTGAATGCGAAGTATTCATCACCGACACGTAAGGATCCGAATTTCCATCTTACCTCGATATTACCCCAACCCATCATTCTTCCTACGAAACGGTCTTGTTTGTAACCGCGGATGGTACGAATACCTCCAAGTCCTCCAATTAAACCTTCCGTTCCCCACATGTTTCTATATTCGAAGAATGGAACGTCTCCTTCAGACAAACCTGCTCCGAAGCGAGAAGCAATAACAAGTTTTTCGAAAGCTTTAGGAAACGGGCTCCAGAAAAATTTCCCTTGTGCAAAATATTTTTGGAAATTGAAATCCGAACCAAATGTCTTGCTGTTTTTCTCAAAGGTTCCTTCTAAGAATACACCACTGTTCGGATCAGGTTCGAAGTCACGAGTATCATATACCAATGCAAGACGAACTGCATTTACATAACCACCATGATAACCTAAGATCTTTCCAGCTTGTGCATCTTCGGTCAAACGGGTTTTAGCGTTAGGCACATTTGCTCCGTAGTCCATACCGAGAACTGGATCATATCCCGGCGCTTTCCTTCCATCAAAGGTTCTGATAATATTTTCGGAAGCTTTGATCCCGGCGACCACACGAACCGTTCCACCAAAGAAAGATCGTTCCGTACTCAGGTTGATCATAGGAGTTTCTATGATATATCCGTTATACATTTTGTTTGTAACAACGAAACCTGGCTGGCTTGGAACTCCGTAATAGGTATTTCCTCCAAAGGAAACCGGATCCTGAGGACCTCCTGGTCTATAATAACTGAAGTTTTTACTTTGATCCGCAAAAGTTGCGTTATTAACGTAATCTCCACCGGGCTGGTTTCGATCGTAATAACTCAAAGTTTTTAGGGAACCTTCACCTATTCCAAAATAAAGAGTGGTTGGTGTGATTGTTAGGAATGCATCTGCACGAAGGCGCCATTGCGTATTTGCAATAAATGGCATATCCAAACTAAGCTGATGATATTGAGCATTCTTACTAGTATTAAAATACTGCGCAAAAAATCTTACTCTATACGGAGTATAATCAAATAACGGATCTGTTTTTAGACCGTTATTATATGCATAAGCACGAACACCAAAACCAACACCCTCGAGAGGATCAGAATTGATTAGAGGAAGTCCAGTAGGATACCAACCTTCCCGTTTAACTGCTAAGTCTTTTGCACAAAGCTGTTTAGAAGAATCCATATGAAACGGTAAATTTTTACGAGCAGGTGGCTTCTCGCATCCCGGTTCTGGAATATAATCATCGGCGCTTAATTCTAGAACGCCTCCCACAAAACAAATCGCTAGCACCAGCGATTTAATTTTCTTAATCCTCATGTATACCCCGGATTTAAGATTTTAAGTTCGTTAGTTATTGAAGTTATAAGAGCTTATGTCAATTGAAAATTTCGAATTAGAGCTTTAGTGACCCCGTTCATCACGCAAAAGTTCCCTTTCATCACAGTAGTAATAAAAAAAATAGCAGCATACATTAGAAAAACACGATTTCGACCCAGATATAAGAGAGATATAAGTGAACTCTCGTTTAAGTCATATAAAGAAGTGGAGAAGGTAAATTAGAACATTAATGATTTTTAATATTAAATAAGACTCACAGAGTTATGGAGCCACCGAGTTCTTTCACACAGAGACACAAAGGCACGAAGACCATAAAGCAGGAAGAGCAAATGTAGGATTTCCTACAAAATACTCCTCTGAATCTCCGTGACTCTGTGTGAAAACTCCCTGTGTTTCTATTAACTCTGCGTCTTATCTTACACAGCGAACAAAGTATCTGCTGGTTTTGCTATAAGACTCATCGTCTCCGAATTTGTCTCTGGTAAAGGATACCGCCCTAGCTGTCTTACCACCGACATCTTGTTCGTTAGATGTTGAACTCCAATAGTATGACTCTATCGTATCGGGAAATTTCAAAAGCATGAAGTTACGGCTATTAGAGCTTAAATATTTTAACTCTAAGAAACTAGCTACTCTCCAATCTGTATGACCTCCTGTGTTATCATTCGCACAAGAATCATATGCTTCTGAAGTACCGGGGATACCTATCGGCGATACTGTCGTTAGTGTTTGAGGAATTCCTAAGGTATTACAAGAACTCAGATCTACACTACAATATTGTAATTCTTTCGCTCCAAAGGAACTTGGATTTGCTAAAGTTCCACTTGCGCCTCTACAACTAAAGCTAGTCGCTGTTCCGCTGAACTCTTGGCCTTGGCTACATGTCTTCCACATCAGACCACTCGTTGCATCCGTTGTTGTTCCATCTCCATTATTAGTGAAACTTTGGAAGAACAATGCTCCCGCTATTAAATCACTTTCATCTTCTTCTCTGAAGCCATAAGGACTACGATCTAATTTCTCTTCGCAACCCATCGCAAGTAGGCTAAACGCGAATAAGGTGAATAAGGATCTTATTATATAATATACTTTTCTCATTTCTATTTCCTTAGAACGCGTGGTTGAAGTTTACGAATAATTGTTTATCTTCTTTGGAAACCGCGTAGTCGAACATGATAATCGTTGTTTGGTTCCAAGCAATCCTAAGTCCAATACCTCGAGAATATTTGTAATCCTTGGTTCCGACTTTATGTTCGTCGTCCCAAATTCGCCCAAAGTCCATAAAAGGAACTAGGTTGAATGCGAAGTGTTGGCCCGCAACAGAAAGTGAGCCAAACTTCCAACGAAGTTCGATATTACCCCAACCCATTGCACGTCCCACAAAACGGTCTTGTTTATAACCTCTTAATGTAGTACGTCCACCTAGTCCGGAGATCACACCTTCCGTTCCCCACATATTTCTATATTCGAAGAATGGTGCATCACCTTCAGTAACAGAGAAACCGCCTCGTCCCGCGACAACCAATTTGTCGAAAACTTTAGGAAATGGGCTCCAAAAGAATTTAGCCTGAGTAAAATATTTAGAATAATCAAAATTAGATCCAAAAGTTTTTGCAGATCTTTCGTAGGTTGCTTCTAAGAACACACCTTGGTTTGGATCCGGTTCCAAGTCTCTTGTATCATAAACCATTCCTAAGCGAAGTGTATTTACCATACCACCATGATAACCTAAGATCTTTCCAGAGTTATAGTCTTCGGTAATTTTAGTAGTACCGTTAATCGCCTTTCCCCCCGAATTGATCCCGAATCCATCTAAGTAAGGATCGGTACCATTGGCGAGAGTTCCATCAAATGCTCTTACGATATTCTGAGACATACGAACTCCCGCTACAAGTCGGACAGTTCCACCAACGTAAGATCTTTCTCCGCTCAACATCGCAGTAGGAGAGATCAAATTATACCTGTTATACTGAGAATCTGTTACTCTAAATCCGTTTTGAGCCGGAAATCCGTTGTATACAGCACCATTGATATCTACAGGATCTCCAGGGCCACCCGGTCTAGTATAAGCCAGGTTTCGTTGTTGGTCAGCAAAGGTTGAGTTAGTATGAACTGCGCCGCCATCCTGATTCCTATCAGTATAACTTAAAGTTTGGAGAGAAGATTCTCCCAAACCGAAGAATAACGTATTCGGGTTTGCATCGTATACACCTTCTCCTCTCAAACGCCATTGTGTTCCGAACACATAAGGAGCATCGAAAGCGATATCCTGATACTGACGTTGTTTTGTGGTATTGAAGTACTGAGCGTAAATCCTGAATTTGTAAGGAGTGTATTCAAAAAACGGATCTTCTTTCTTTCCATTATTATATGCGAATACACGAATTCCGTAACCAATCCCTGTATTCGGATCCGAATTTAAAAGAGGAAGTCCAGTTGGGAACCAACCTTCCTTCTTCTTTTCTAGATCCTTTTTACAAAGTTGTCTTTTAGGACTTATGTAAAATGGTAGATCCGTTCTTTCAGGTGGTTTTTCACAACCATCCAAAAGACCTGGATCAGCGGAGATATTTTGAGTCGAAACAAAGGCCAATATAGCAATTATGCCAATGCGAGTAAGGAAATGCTTCATGCAGTACCTGGAAATTTTTATGGAATTCGCAATGTATAATAGTGTCTTAACCGATGTCAAATTTATTCCTGGAACCTTTTCTTTTGATCCAGGGTCATGGGCTTCAGCTTGAACCCTATTCTAAAATTATCATATCGTTTGTTCGAAATAAGAATTTAATTTTTAACAATACTGAAATGTTGCAGTTCTAAAAAACATTTCAGTATATACGTAAGAGGAAATTTATTATTCGCTTAATTTGATAAGCAATTGGTCTTGGGAAACGATATCACCTGGATGAGCGAGTACATCCTGAACCGTTGCATCAGCTCCAGCCTTCAATGCATGCTCCATCTTCATCGCTTCCACAACGGCAAGAATCTGTCCTTTTTTAACAGAGTCTCCTGACTTCACCTCTACCTTAATGATCTTTCCTGGCATCGGACTTTTGATCTCTAAAGATGCGGTTTGCGCATCGGAGGTTTCTCTTCCTTTGATGGCAAACTGAAATGTTTTTCCTTTCGTATGAATGAAAAGTCTTCCACTTCTAAGTAATGCTATACTTCCATCTGGTAATGAATAAGAACCATCTTTCTCTTTGGTCCAAGAATAATGAGTCAGAAGTGATTCCCATTTTTTTTCCGGACCGAATAGTCTGGAGGAAGAATCTCCCAGATCTAATACGTATTCTTTTTCTTTCCATTGGAGTCGGAACAAGCGGTTCAAGATATTTCTCCCCAAACTCCGTTCGGCCCGACGGCTTCCCATACGGAGGAAGTTTTCACTGTACGATTCGCAAGAAAAGAAGCGGTTCTCATGAGAGCCTCTTTTTCTTCTCCGGATTCTTCCCAAACTATATTATGCTTTTCTAAAAAGTGGGTGTCCGTATGTCCCTTTACGAATTCAGAATGTTCCAGGATTGCTTTTAGATAATTCAGGTTCGTGATCGGCCCGAATACGATTATTTCTTCTAGGCCTGCGATCAGGTTTTTGCGTGCTTCTTCTCTTGTTTTTCCTATACCAATCACTTTCGCAAGCATTGGATCATAATAGAGAGAAACTTCAGAACCGGTAATTACTCCAGAGTCCACTCTAAGATTTTGAACTTCAGGAAATCTTGCGAGTTCTATCTTCCCGATAGAAGGCAGGAACTCATTCTCAGGATCTTCTGCATATAATCTGACTTCGATTGCATGTCCGTTTTGAGCTGGAGATTTTCCTCCGGTGAGTTTTTCGATACTCATACCTTCTGCAATTCGGATCTGCCACTCTACTAGATCAAAACCAGTTACGGATTCAGTGACAGGATGTTCCACCTGCAATCTTGTATTCATTTCCAAGAAGTAGAATGATCCATCTTCTCCCAAAATGAATTCAACCGTTCCGGCACCAATATAGCCAATGGAAGAAGCGGCCTTGACTGCAACTTCGCAGATTTTTTGTTTCAAGTCGGAAGGCAGATTAGGTGCAGGAGATTCCTCCACTACTTTCTGGTGTCTTCTCTGGATGGAACATTCTCTCTCGAATAGATGGGTTATATTCCCGGAAGAATCTCCAAATACCTGAACTTCAATATGTCTAGGATTTATAATATACTTTTCTAAGAATACTCTTGCGTCTCCGAAAGCGTTTCCTGCCTCTCTCTGGGCGGATTCTAATGCAGGTAAAAATTCATCTTTGGAAAAGACACGTTTCATCCCTTTTCCACCGCCGCCAGCACTTGCCTTGATCATGACGGGGAATCCGATCCTCTCTGCTTCTTTTAATAAAACGAAAGTGTCCTGGGAATCCCCTTCATATCCAGGAACAACTGGAACTTTAGCCTTCTCCATTGCTGCGCGAGAACGGATCTTGTCCCCCATTAGGTCCACGGTCTCTGCCTTAGGCCCTAAAAAAGAAATCCCCGCTTTAGAAAGTTCTCTCGCAAATTCAGCCTTTTCAGATAAAAATCCATAACCAGGATGAACTGCATCCGCTCCCGTTTCCTTGATAGCTTTAAGTATATTAGGGATTACTAAATAAGATTTAGAAGGTTCAGACTGGCCTAAATAAAAAGAAAAGTCTGCGGCCTTTACGAATGGAGCATCCTTATCAGCATCTGAATATACAGCTACTGTTTCTATGCCTAACCTTTTGCAGGTCTTTTGGATTCGGAGAGAGATTTCTCCTCTGTTTGCGATGAGTAGTCTTTTGATCACTTTGATTTAGAAGAGACAGGCTCGCGCACTGTTCCGACCTCGGAGTCTAATGCGATTTTTTCCTTGCTCATGGTTTCGTATAAGAAATCTCTAAAACTCTCCCAGTTCTCGTGTGTCCAGGGTTCGTATCTTCCTATAAATTTATATCCAACTTTTGCAAACATAGGTTCTGTTTGGTAAGTGGTGATCCCTGATTTTAGGACTACTGCTACAGGAATTTTATTCTCATAAGCGAGTTTAATCATTCCTTTTTGCATAGGCTGGATAATTTCCGAATAAGAGTTATGACCTTCCGGATAAACAATATAAGAAGTAGTGGAAAGTCCCTTTATTAAATTACGAACAGATACCGCAATTGTAGCAGCTTTGGAAGTTTCGAAAACCTGAGAACCCATTGCTTTCATCCACCAATAGGCGACTAAAGTTTTTTTAATCACTTGGTTTGCCAAATACGGTTTATTCACCACCAGGCAATCATAAGGAAAATCTATTTCGTTCACATGATTTAAGAAGATCATATGACCCTTTTCAGGGATCTGCATTTCATTCTTTATCATCAGATCCGTTTTGGTCATACGGATCACTGCGGTTCCCCAAGTTTTTGAACCTCTTAAAAAAGCTGCGTATTGTTTTTCCCTCTTACTTAGGATTGCATAAAAAATCCCGGCGACCATAGAAGGAAATGCTACCGTAAGTACCAGTCTTAGGGTTACGACATAGGTTCGTAATACCAGTTTGCGATACTTCGGGGAAAACCTGCCCAAACGGCTTTCCATAAACTTGAGTGGATTCATGCGAACTATGCTTTAGTATATCACTGAACAAGGAAAGCAAATTCTTAACATAAGTCAAAACAAGGAATACAGATAGAACAATTCATCTCGGACATAACTTACGATGTTCGCTTTAAGCGGAATAGGATGACAGAAATAAAAAAGCCTGTCCCTTTTTGGAAACAGGCCTTTTCATTTTTTCAGAAGAATGGAAAGATCTTACTTATTAGGTTGGCTCGCAGCTGCAGCTTGTTTTCTTTTCTGAGCTCCAGGAGGAATTTTATCTCCCAGAAGTTTTTTACGAGTCTCTGCGTCCCAACGAAGATACAGTTTATTGTCGATCTCGTCGTCATAAACTCTGCCTAAAATATCCACGGCGTCTCTGCGATAATCATCCGGAATTCTTTTATCAAACACAGGACTCATTCTATTATCTGCACGAACCAGAGGGTTTGTAGAGAAGTCATAAGTAACTCCTTCTACGGAAACAACTTCACCAGGAGTGACCTCTCCGATCTCGTTACGAGTCTCTTCAGTTTTAGCGTCAGATCTTTGCAGATAATAATTATCATAAGGATATTTAAGTTTGAAAATATTCATCGCATTGGATCTTGCGTCCCTGCAAAGATTGATCGCTCCCAAATACATTTCGATGCGATGTTTTCTGTGCTCAGGTTGGAGTTTTTGGTGTTTCTCCAAATGTTTTTCTATCTTAAGTGCGTTATTACGTGCTTCCTTGGCTTCTCCCAAGAATTGATAACCTAACTCCATATTTTTTTCGATGGTGTATTTATTCACCACGTAATGGAATTCGCGCGGGTTGTACATCCTGCGAGTATAAGGAGCTTCTCTATTCTCCTTAATGTCCGCACGGATATAACTTGTTTTTCCATATTCCACGGAAATATCCACAAGAGCTCTATCCATAGGATTGTTTGGATTTTTCTTTTCGATCGCGGTTTTTAGGATCTCTTCTGTTCTTTCCACATAAGCTTGTGAAAGTTCTTCCAGAAGAAGTTCCATTCCAAGTTGGGATTCCAAAAATCTACGATAAGAATTTACGAAATTCCCTTCGAAGAAATATAGAAGACCTTCTTGGTACAATCTTTTTAATTCTTTGTACTTCGCGAGTCTCTCCCCATCTGCCTGAGGTTGACCCGTTCCGGAGGTTTTTACCTCTCCCGGATAATTTTTTACGACCGGCTCTATTGCTCTTAAATAAGTTAAGAGCTCTATCCTCTTCTTATACGATTTCATAGAAACGGCTTCGCCGTGTAATAGAACTGGGGCGACTAACATCGCAATCATGAAAACGAGAAGTTTTTTCATTGGAGGACCTTTTCCTTAGTATCTTCCTGAGAAGACCGGGTTCAACCCGAAAATCGTGCTTTTCTTCT
Encoded here:
- a CDS encoding S41 family peptidase, which codes for MKSLRSLSLSFLSVILCTSIFFCQPSSGNSKTTADFTLKDFDSVVKTVEGNYIDKNIDKNRAYKDAAVFALLSLPHGLYLYPESYFTDREKYEESDDIFPGKSFKLSPEDKFVLFDPDYKEVEKIRDRKLKEESNKPKLSNDEVLKLVEREKVRKKVLTAKWEQTNFSKKDFDRVLAYLEKNLQNYTTPPLKDPFGEEDAKDKEPFSIKDVYLAAANGYLSSLDPHSQVFLKAAWEESMAKIEDGSFEGIGAILSGGGNKEVIVENPLEGRPAVTAGVRAGDVILAVDGKSTKGMLLDKVVERIKGKKGSKVVLTIRRKGVAGTLAIEVIRDTIEIRNITSKLIDNHPYIGYIKLTGFVKSDPSVDKEFVQHFKELEKQSTSKGTKLKALVLDLRNNPGGYLDLAIDLADMFVTNGLIVSVKSPNRSPEDSNAGKKDLTDLPVAVLINAKSASASEIVASALKHHGRGLILGERSFGKATVQKLQELRGNGAYYIKLTQSRYYAPSGNTIQVVGVKPDVDVSSEEDGSFPFHYREENMWNHLPELPSSAEEKSHFDVKKLEGWVKSNGQAEKFIQEHKNDPIKPDFQLIRSIDYVDALLNTGTKRK
- the nadB gene encoding L-aspartate oxidase — translated: MPRIKTDFLVIGSGITGLFQALKLSNVGQTVIVTKKSDYESNTNYAQGGIASVFAQGDKFEDHVKDTLESGAGLCDPEAVRVLVKEGPPLVKELLEYGVPFNLNQEGEFDLHREGGHGTNRIVHAHDRTGHEIEKTLLQIVKQNPNIQILEYHTVVDLITPHHLKKKGLICFGAYVLSNQTEEIIPILAKKTIIASGGAGQVYSHTTNPKIATGDGVACAYRAGAEIRNMEFYQFHPTSLYHEKGDSFLISEAVRGKGAVLLGMDGEPFMKKYHPMADLATRDIVARAIDAEMKKSGDPHVWLDISHKPAAEIKEAFPSIYAKCLELGIDITTDPIPVVPAAHFMCGGIATDLWGKTRIENLFAAGEASCTGVHGGNRLASNSLLECLVFSNRIAEEIRKNPPNFLPEHDQIPAWDKEGLVNTEEWVLISHDLSEIKNTMSNYVGIVRSNLRLERAKRRMDLIYAEVRDYYNRTIVTNPLLELRNLVLVAELIIRSALARHESRGLHYSTDYPENRSPSRHDTILINDLVHGDLQAPL
- the lsa25 gene encoding surface adhesin Lsa25 — translated: MRKVYYIIRSLFTLFAFSLLAMGCEEKLDRSPYGFREEDESDLIAGALFFQSFTNNGDGTTTDATSGLMWKTCSQGQEFSGTATSFSCRGASGTLANPSSFGAKELQYCSVDLSSCNTLGIPQTLTTVSPIGIPGTSEAYDSCANDNTGGHTDWRVASFLELKYLSSNSRNFMLLKFPDTIESYYWSSTSNEQDVGGKTARAVSFTRDKFGDDESYSKTSRYFVRCVR
- the omp85 gene encoding Omp85 family outer membrane protein yields the protein MRIKKIKSLVLAICFVGGVLELSADDYIPEPGCEKPPARKNLPFHMDSSKQLCAKDLAVKREGWYPTGLPLINSDPLEGVGFGVRAYAYNNGLKTDPLFDYTPYRVRFFAQYFNTSKNAQYHQLSLDMPFIANTQWRLRADAFLTITPTTLYFGIGEGSLKTLSYYDRNQPGGDYVNNATFADQSKNFSYYRPGGPQDPVSFGGNTYYGVPSQPGFVVTNKMYNGYIIETPMINLSTERSFFGGTVRVVAGIKASENIIRTFDGRKAPGYDPVLGMDYGANVPNAKTRLTEDAQAGKILGYHGGYVNAVRLALVYDTRDFEPDPNSGVFLEGTFEKNSKTFGSDFNFQKYFAQGKFFWSPFPKAFEKLVIASRFGAGLSEGDVPFFEYRNMWGTEGLIGGLGGIRTIRGYKQDRFVGRMMGWGNIEVRWKFGSLRVGDEYFAFNLVPFMDFGRVWDDEHKVGTKDYKYSHGLGLRIAWNMATIIMIDWAKSREDEQLFVNFSHAF
- the lsa25 gene encoding surface adhesin Lsa25 — translated: MRKVYYIIRSLFTLFAFSLLAMGCEEKLDRSPYGFREEDESDLIAGALFFQSFTNNGDGTTTDATSGLMWKTCSQGQEFSGTATSFSCRGASGTLANPSSFGAKELQYCSVDLSSCNTLGIPQTLTTVSPIGIPGTSEAYDSCANDNTGGHTDWRVASFLELKYLSSNSRNFMLLKFPDTIESYYWSSTSNEQDVGGKTARAVSFTRDKFGDDESYSKTSRYFVRCVR
- the omp85 gene encoding Omp85 family outer membrane protein — its product is MKHFLTRIGIIAILAFVSTQNISADPGLLDGCEKPPERTDLPFYISPKRQLCKKDLEKKKEGWFPTGLPLLNSDPNTGIGYGIRVFAYNNGKKEDPFFEYTPYKFRIYAQYFNTTKQRQYQDIAFDAPYVFGTQWRLRGEGVYDANPNTLFFGLGESSLQTLSYTDRNQDGGAVHTNSTFADQQRNLAYTRPGGPGDPVDINGAVYNGFPAQNGFRVTDSQYNRYNLISPTAMLSGERSYVGGTVRLVAGVRMSQNIVRAFDGTLANGTDPYLDGFGINSGGKAINGTTKITEDYNSGKILGYHGGMVNTLRLGMVYDTRDLEPDPNQGVFLEATYERSAKTFGSNFDYSKYFTQAKFFWSPFPKVFDKLVVAGRGGFSVTEGDAPFFEYRNMWGTEGVISGLGGRTTLRGYKQDRFVGRAMGWGNIELRWKFGSLSVAGQHFAFNLVPFMDFGRIWDDEHKVGTKDYKYSRGIGLRIAWNQTTIIMFDYAVSKEDKQLFVNFNHAF
- a CDS encoding acetyl-CoA carboxylase biotin carboxyl carrier protein subunit yields the protein MNRLFRLQWKEKEYVLDLGDSSSRLFGPEKKWESLLTHYSWTKEKDGSYSLPDGSIALLRSGRLFIHTKGKTFQFAIKGRETSDAQTASLEIKSPMPGKIIKVEVKSGDSVKKGQILAVVEAMKMEHALKAGADATVQDVLAHPGDIVSQDQLLIKLSE
- a CDS encoding acetyl-CoA carboxylase biotin carboxylase subunit, which encodes MIKRLLIANRGEISLRIQKTCKRLGIETVAVYSDADKDAPFVKAADFSFYLGQSEPSKSYLVIPNILKAIKETGADAVHPGYGFLSEKAEFARELSKAGISFLGPKAETVDLMGDKIRSRAAMEKAKVPVVPGYEGDSQDTFVLLKEAERIGFPVMIKASAGGGGKGMKRVFSKDEFLPALESAQREAGNAFGDARVFLEKYIINPRHIEVQVFGDSSGNITHLFERECSIQRRHQKVVEESPAPNLPSDLKQKICEVAVKAASSIGYIGAGTVEFILGEDGSFYFLEMNTRLQVEHPVTESVTGFDLVEWQIRIAEGMSIEKLTGGKSPAQNGHAIEVRLYAEDPENEFLPSIGKIELARFPEVQNLRVDSGVITGSEVSLYYDPMLAKVIGIGKTREEARKNLIAGLEEIIVFGPITNLNYLKAILEHSEFVKGHTDTHFLEKHNIVWEESGEEKEALMRTASFLANRTVKTSSVWEAVGPNGVWGEIS